The sequence GGACTGCGTCCGAGGCATGACGGCCTCCTATTCGTAGCGGATGTCGACCACGGTGAGCTCGATTTCTCCCCGGGGGCGGCGCACCTCGACGGAGTCACCGACGGCCTTGCGCAGCAGCGCGCGGCCGATGGGGGACTCCACGCTGATGCGGCCTCCGGCGGCGTCGATCTCATCGGAACCGACTATCTGGTACGTGGTCCGCGCGCCGTCCTCGTCCTCCAGGGTGACGGTGGCCCCGAAGTAGATTCGTTCACGCTCGGTCTGTTCAGCGGGCGTGACGATGGTGGCGGTGTCCAGGCGCTTCTGTAGGAAGCGCAGGCGCCGGTCGATTTCGCGCAGGCGCTTCTTGCCGTAGATGTACTCGGCATTCTCGGAGCGGTCTCCCTGGGCGGCGGCGGCGGAGACCTCGGCCGTGACTTTGGGACGCTCCTCGTTGAGGAGGTGGACCAATTCGCGGTGCATGCGCTCGGCGCCCGCGCGGGTGAGGTAGCGGCGGAACGGGGCCTTCTCCTCGTCGTCCTCGATGTCGTCCATGTCGGGGTGTGCGTCCTGGGACATGCTCCCTGTATACCGCCGGACGATGACGGCGGAGTGGAGGCGGCGGCCCGGACGTTCACCGGAGGTCGGGAAGCGGGTGTCAGGAAGGAAGGCGTGTGCTCGCCAGTGGAAAGCGCTGGGGAGTGCTGGTAGGAAGCGCCTGCCCCGGGGGCTTGCGGGGAGCTGTGCGGTGGTCGAAAAAAGAATAGTGCGAGTCGCTAGCTCAGATGGTAGAGCACCGGCCTTTTAAGCCGAGGGTCGGGGGTTCGATCCCCCCGCGACTCATGTTGTAGGGAGCAGAGCCGTCCCCGTCGTCTAGAGGCCCAGGACGCTGGCCTTTCAAGCCGGTAACACGGGTTCGAATCCCGTCGGGGACACTGTAACTGGGGCCGGA comes from Pyxidicoccus parkwaysis and encodes:
- the greB gene encoding transcription elongation factor GreB, with the protein product MSQDAHPDMDDIEDDEEKAPFRRYLTRAGAERMHRELVHLLNEERPKVTAEVSAAAAQGDRSENAEYIYGKKRLREIDRRLRFLQKRLDTATIVTPAEQTERERIYFGATVTLEDEDGARTTYQIVGSDEIDAAGGRISVESPIGRALLRKAVGDSVEVRRPRGEIELTVVDIRYE